Genomic DNA from Oryza sativa Japonica Group chromosome 5, ASM3414082v1:
AATCCCacaatgtgattttttttttctatttggtaTATAAACATTAGCCCAGATAAAAAAATTGCTCGAAAGAGTTGGAACGACATTGAGCTCCAAAcacataaatatattattatgaTCCGACCTTAGATCCTTATATTGTGTTTTCACACCCATATTGTGCTACATTTTGCTAGGAATGAGCTCACCATTTATTGGGTGAAGATTTGCTGCCATTATATTGGCAAAAGCAAAGCTTTGCTAGACCAACATCTACTCCAAATGTAACGGTGCGGTGCAACAAAATTTACCTGAGTTTTGTTTTCCAAGCATGCACAGCCTGCAGCCTGAGTTTTGTTTTCAACTCATACAGCACAAATAAGGTATATATAAATTCAGATATCACAGCAAAGGACGAAACAGCTTAGATTACCTGTAGGCTTAAGATGTTTAGAGATCCCAGTGGAAAGGAAGCAACGCATAAAACCATGGTGACTCATGCTATGAAGTTTCGCCAGTTTTTCGAGAACAAGTGCCCTCGTGTTGACACTGAACACCATCTTGACTGCTCCCCTTCTGGTGCGCTTGGATAGCAGGTaaacaacatcatcatcatcagcgaTGCTCAGGGTAGGGTAAGCCATGTGAAGACTCTCCACGGACATGGCTGCCTTCTTCCCCTTAGTCTATTTTCCTCATGTAACTATGCAGGGCCGGTGTCCAGGTGGTTGGAAGTGACGGAGCATCCAGGCTTCCAGCCATCCCATGAAGTGACCGGGATGGGCATGCTCCATGTCTTGACCTTCCAGCTACCATCATCGACCAAGACCTCTAGATGCGAGCTTCGAAATCGCTGGGTGGCCACCCATTCGTGAATTCCATCTCGACGTACTTGATAGTGTCCCTGCTCTGGCTGACGACGATGTCACGGCAATAGTACGGGCAGCGGTTGAGGAACAATGGCCAGTTGACCCTAGCGGGCAATGGCAGCGGCATGTCGCGGAGCTTGGGGCTGTCTTCGAGCACGTCGCAGAGAAGGATGCCTCGCCAGAGATCGACCCAGCCAACTGTGCCTTTGGCACCTCCGAGCGTGATCACCTTGGTAGTCGTATGGAAGATCCTCCTCAGTGCCGAGTCAGGGACGGGGCACACCGTTCTCCTCATCAGTGGCTCCTCCACTGTCAACTGATGGGAGATCCAACTACTCCCCGGCTTTCCATCGGAGGTAGAGCGACACAGGTGAAGCCTGAAGTCGACATGATACCAAGGTTGAAGAACGGCCACagcgtaggaggaggaggaggagtcgtcGTTGCCGCAGCTCAGGATGGCAATGTTGTCGTCTCCGAAGCCACGGTCACTTGGGCGGCTCGGGAGACGGTAAAGCCTTGCGCCTTCGGAGTGAGGGTGCGCCTTGTAGACGAAGTAGTCGCTGAAACAGTGATGGAATCTGGCGAGGCGATCGACGgggacgcggaggaggaggaggtcggcgtcCGCGCTGACCACCGTGGGCGCCACGAACTTGTCCGAGGGGTTGGGGGTCCAGATCCGCCAGACCAGGGCAGTAGACGGAGAGGTGCGAGAGGGCTggcggggtggcggcgcgcAAGGTCACCGAGATGGTGAGGCCGGTGCTCGTCGTGgaagtggcggtggtggcgtcgggccggtggtcgtcgtcatcgtcgtcgtcgtcggcgacgtggCCCCAGAGCTCGAGCAGGACGACGCTTGGGATATCGCCCTTGCCCTCGCCGCTTCCGCTTGCCATGGAGGCAGCAGCGGTGGCCATGCGATGGCCAATCGGAGAAGAAGGCCTTGGCGGCGGATTTTTGGCGGAATTTGGGGGATTCTGCTCTCTCCTTTATTCTCGCCGGGGACATAACTAGGGGGACGAATTCTTTTCAATTGCGgccacgcaaaaaaaaaaagcgtgaTGGGCCGGTTGCCCGAAAAAGGCTAATGGGAGTTCGGCCCGTTACCAAATTTAGTCCACACGTTTCCAGactttccttttctttaaaaaaatcactatCTCGTTTaccgtgcgcacgcttttcaaaccgttaaattgtgtgttttaaaaaaaattctacagaaaaaatgttttaaaaaatcaaattaatctatatttaaaaatttttaagctaataattaattaatcacgtattaaGAACACAGCCCtactctctttctcctcttcctctccttccttcctctcgctctcTGGTCCCGCACGGGCATGGCGCTAGCGCTGCAGCCCACGGcggtgcggccggcgacggtgcGGGGGCTCAGGGCggcgcgagctcgccggcctccccgccccTCTCGTGCGGGCCGGCCATCGGGGCGAGGCAGGAAATGGGCAGCACCCAGGCAAGTGAGATCAAGCTTGTCAACGAGATCAggctatatattgatattttCCGTTTCCTACCCCCGGATGATATATATTGCTAGTATATAACATTCCGTTTTGGCTTGTTAACTCATTTGCATCAAAATCTGCCCAGATTCTTTTGGTTGTCAAATTTTGCCTAAAATTAGCTTTGATTTGAGCATGACAAATAGACATACGGATACCTGGATTCTGGGCAACAGGCGAAAGATATAAACCATATAACTGAAGAGATTCTGAAAGTATTTTCATGCCAGCAAGCAAATGATTAGTGATTAAGGTCAACCCTGGAACAGCCAGAATTCGGACAGATGGATTATTAATCCAGGTTCAACGGTTTTATTTCATACCCACTGCTTTATGTACAGATTTCAATTGATTTCACCTCATACTAGGGTTAAGATTATCTCAAACACTCTATCAGCATCTGATTAGAGGCTACTTAATTTGGTTATTTTGGTCCCGTATGAAgtggggaagggggaaaaggcAATTGATAGCAAACAACTCAACAATAGGAGATTTTTATATTCCAGGTAAAAAAAGATGAGATTTTCATGGCACAGAGATGCACAAGAGCTTCGCAGAAATGGTTCCTTATATTAACATAACAGTATTTGTGTAAAAGACAAATTGTAACTATCTTATACAGATTTTCCCATCAAATAGGCTATTGAACAACCAACAAGCGCTCCAGCAAAAACCTACACCAACCAAAAGAACAACATTAAGATCAACAAACATAGTAGTATATGAACAACATGAGCAGATACCAGGAATATGTAACTATTAAAAATCGTCATACACACAgaactaaaaaaaatgcaatggaCCAACCAAGTGAAAGTCATAGTTTTTTATGTCAGCAAGAAATATTCCACAGTAGCTCATGCAATGTGGACATGTGACCAAATAGTTGAGGAAGCTGGAAGGAACTATGGCTTAAAGGAATACCATAGAATTCAAATGTATCATATGACTTAAAGGAAGTTCAAGAATATATCCAGATTGCAGTCTAAACTTTGTTTTTCATGATGTGAATAACTCAAGGGCATCTAGTATCTTTACTGCACCAACAGAATAGAACAGACATGGTAGAGTTACCTGAAATGGACTGTGTCCAAGAGGTTCCTGTAGCGGTCTGAAGGATGAGATAATTGGATGTTCTGGTGGGAAATCAGAGACTATTTGATTTAGCAACTGCACAAAAGTTTGCAGATATAATCAGAGGATATAAATTAATAGTATAGAAGACCCTGTTCCTCATAAGCACAGAAACCCACAAACTTACAGCAGCTTGGCGACCTGTGTGGAATCGAATTCCTGATGCATCATACATTACCTGTAAGAAGAAAATATAATCTTAGAAACCTTCTCTAAGAAGAACTAACATGTGTATGAATGTACCTATAGCtatcattttgaaaaagaaaaaaaatgtgtttgaggaaaaaaaagaacttaatTTGTAAGGGAGATATTCAGAGTTCCAGCATAGTTGTAGCTATTAAAAAAGGACCATTTAAAGTACACTAACAAGTACAGATCTTGCAAATGCAGCAGctcttaaaattttgatattttggtATCAAAAACTTCAAATATGAATATTAAACAGATGGTTCTTTCAGCTAGGTGTCTTGACAGGAAAATTCCACACCCACCCCCAAGGAAGAAGCACTCAAAAGATTATTTAACTGGTATTTAAAACCCTATTATTCCAAAGCAACATAGCATATAAAGGGCAGTGAAACCTACTGTTATTTATCACAAGAATCTAGTTGCCAATGTCTATAGTCCTAACAAAAGGACACTTCAGGATTGCGACTTTCGCTTGTGCTAAAATTGAAATGTATTGAACAAGATTTGTTTAGATACATACAACGGCAGCAAAAACCAATGCCAGCGCGAATGAAGAACTATCTCCGCCTTCTTGTTGACTGACTGCCACGGCCAAACTCCCCACCGTTGCAGAAAGGGATGAAATAATTCCAGCTGAAGTGAGAAACTTTCTTGCATCCCATCTCTTCTCCTTTAACCTGCGTATCTAGGATTAACAAACTACAGCTTAATGGAATAGCAGTCCAAACTCTAAGTTGCAAATGCACTTATTCTGAAAGACAGAGTAACAAGCATACTGATCAGCCAGCCTTAATTTCAGCATGATAATCAACACTCGGTAATGCCAACAAATCTCTAGGACTTTATCCAATGGAAGTAGTAAGCATGGAGTGATTGAGAATTACTTATTGCTATTCATGGTCTAAAACGTATAGTGGTTTTTACTTGGATTTAAATAGGTTTCACCATGGCAATCTAGGAATTCCGGTTGGTCGCACCTCAATTCTCTACTGAACAAAACCAAGCTACCTAGCTACTGATTTGTAACATAGATAACATATTAGCATATAAGTGATTGCTCCCAACCGATATCGAACCAAtgaatcctcctcctccgcaccCTTCCTACCAAAAAATAAGTTCATCCCCAATTCTCCAGACAACGAGCCTATGGTTTCTAAATCGCAAAGCGGCATTCACAGATTCGATGGCGCAAAAACGAAACCCTCATAATCCACCTTTTCGTGAACCTGAGGCAATCGTAAAGTCCCAACAACCTCGCACCGACACCGAGCcatggggaggaggggggggggggatcgcATCGGGACGCGTTAGATCTAGCTGGAGAAGCGAGGAGGACGCACCAGATGGCGAGGAGGTTGAGGAAGttggcgaaggcgaaggcgatgagcgcgacggcgagggggaagttcccgccgccgccgcctgcgccggcaccggcgcggccggccaggtccaccgtcgccgccgccgccgccgccgccgtggacgaGGACGCCCCGGCGCCCCTCGACGCGGTCAACATCTCGCCGCCCCTCATGCCGCCCGCTCGCTCGCCTCTCGCTGTCGCCGGCTCGTTCGTTCGTTGGTGGTGTGTACTGGGGTTGGTCCGTCTCGTGtcgcgtctcgtctcgtctccccTTGTATTCTGCGTCTCTGggtgctttgctttgctttgctttgctaaTGCTAGGTGGTGGATTGGATCAGTGGATGCAATTTGGGAAAAATAATACTAGTACTAATAATATTGGTGCTACTAAGTAACAAACTATTTTAGGTAGACAGCGCATTAATTGTGCATACGCGTCATCCGATTATTTTACATTGGTAACAACGAGGGTTAAGTTAGCCCACTTAACAGGGTAAATATATACTAACTCTGTTTTTTCAATGGATAACGTCATTTGATTTCTTTATCATTcgtgaaattaaaaaaatatgtaattataatatactagcaaaagtgcccgtgcgttgcaccgggtgattacagaatgtgtatattgaccaaaagtgTTGTTTAGTTTAGCAAAAGTGACagtgcgttgcaccgggaagCTTACATatcagaaaaatatgcaattaattaaaatacaaattcgttgaaatatttggtatttttaagtaggtatgtgtataattaaataaatttacaagtaaagcaagtgtgacaaataaaatgacatggttaaatttaattttattaaattctccatgattatttacgctctttggaattttcatagcttaattgctaattttattaatacaaacatcatttaacaattatttatttggaaaaagaaagaaaatacttgcttcgaaataaacatattcaatataactataattgtaatgcttctgaaaaatgagcactaaaaatgaacttattcattTTTTGGCCTGAGGGacccaaaatagacttatttccgacCCATGCCGGTCGGCCCACGGCCTTTTGCGCATGCACGGGCGCACTTTTCCtcccccaggccgcaacctgggcttGAGCTGGAAAAGATGCCTCACTCTCAAACCctcttgggccgatttcggcccggacgacaccggccgtccgatctctagggttttgatcggacggccgagcgtcGATATCGGGGAAACAAAAACCCCTCCCTCTcagccgccgaaaccctagcccatttccctccctcccatctcacttcgccgccctcccctccgcgcccccgagtggcggcggcggtgacgacggcacCCCTCCCACACcaaccgacggcggcggcggtgacgacggcacCCCTCCCACACCAACTCGAAAATCGGCGgcaccctcccccaccaccgacggcggatctagcgggaggggaggcgccccgcgagcggcagcgacggcgcccctcctcccgcgagcggcagcggcggcggcggagtcctcccccaccaccgacgacggcgacggcggcgctctcACCCACCACCGGAGAGCGccctccgacgccgccgccggcggatctagcgggaggggaggcggcggcggcgctctcccctccaccggatccaacaggaggggagccgccggcgGCCAGCCGGCcctgcggcgacgacggcgacggcggtggttcggcaacggcggcagcggcgaccccccttcgatctaatttttgatttttatttggatatatatgtgtacatgcatCATGATTTGTGTGATTGAACTCCGATTGTGATTGTGATTGTGATTTTTTTCCGGGGTTTGATTGGATTCGGATTGGGATATTTTTTGGGGGGAGGCGACGAAGCAGGACGAAAAACCGGTGTGACGACCGGAAAAgtacgaatatttatattagttatagattatagatatagatatagatttgcTGTGAGTTcttttattagtatttttatatatttattttttttaataagacgaataatcaaatatatatatttaaaagtcACCaacgttatctattaaaaaagagagagtatATATTAAGAAGAAATTTATCAGGGCTGGTGTGCAAAATGCACTATCTGTACCTCCTGTTTTATACCTCTGTCAACTCGAAGAATAGTTTGAGTACATTTGACTTCGCCTTGAAGTAAGATCAGGAAGGGTCCTTTACTAATTACTCAGATTACTAAAATTGTGTTTGATGCTGTCATGTGGGCTATACGATCTGCAGAACTCTGGATCCGAAAAAACTGTCAAGGCTAACCtgacaaaattttaaaattgttgCAGAACGAACATGATGCATATTCTAAAAAGGAGAAGGGCATATGTGCAAAAGAGGAACACATCTGTGTTTATTTATCTGCAAACAATAACACAGTTCCATACCAAATACGCACGATAATACATACTTTAAACAGACTGAGTTTAACGTACATCACGTCACATGGAACATTGGCCGTCCTCTAAAACTGGAATACTACATCACACACAAACAAACTACCAATTGGGGCGCACAAATAAATCTGCAACAACAGATCTAGTAGGAGTACTAGTTAACACAGCCAACAACAGCAGCACCCGTTTTATTCTGAACCCTCTCTGCTTCTGAATCATTTGGTTGCAATGAACAGCCCCCACCTCTGCTCACCGGCAGAGCTCCGCTTCAGCTTCGCGTTCCAGCCGTTCACAATGTCATCGTAGTCCTCCTGATAATATACATGGGAGGACAATTGAGAGAATGCTCACTTGGAGTCATGGAAAAGCATAAGCAGGCGTCAGAGCTGGGAAGCACGAACCTGGGTGAAGTCTGCCATGAAGGCTTCTTTGTTCTTCTCAACTTCAGCAAGCTCCCTTTGAAGAACACGCAGGAACTGAAACATATAGCATGTGGCAGTGATTAGTCTCGAACGAATCGCATTTGTCCAAGCGTCGTAGAAAAAAATGGATTTGGAGGTGCACAACAGTGAGCGGAATTCAGAGAGGTAGGGTGATAACCTGGTCCGTGCGGTCTTCAGCAATGACATGATGGAAACCAGCATCCTCAAGCATCTAGTGTTGTGCAAACAGAAGTCAGAGTGGTTCACCTCTTTTTGTTCAAATCTACCTAACAAGTTAGATTGATTGATATGTTAATGTCACTGCAGAAGCAAACCTTTCCGTAAGTCTTCACATCGTGGAGGTCATAGCCTCTCTGCTTAATGTAAGCAGCAAATTCTTCTGATGGTTTCCCAGGATTCCTACAGTAATCACTGATGAGGACTTTGCCCCCAGGTTTCAGCCACTTGAAGAAACTTCTGAACAAAGCAGGTTTATCCTGTAAAACCATGTATAGCAATCGTAAGACTGTTGCTTCTGTGGTTAactcaactacaaagttgtaatAGGTAAGTATCCCGTGATCAGCTATGCTGGCGAACAGCTGTTCGTAGTATAATTGTGTTAAGTAGGATACTTGTAGAAACATCTGTAAATTCTCTGAAGTGAAACATACATGTATGTGAAGAATGGTGTCACGGCTGTAGATCACATCAAATGTATTTGGTGCGTAGGTCTTTGTGGTGCAATCAGCTACTTCAAACTCAACCGAACACTTGCGTCCAATGGCACGTTCGATTGCAAATGAAACCATGTTGATTGAAAGATCAATACCAAGAACATGGGCATCGTAGTTTTCAGCCATATAGAAGTCGCCGCCTCCAATTCCGCACCCAACATCAAGCACTTTCTGTCCAGGTTTAAGATCCAGCTTATCCACAAATTCCTTTGTGGTTTCTGTTCATCAATAAGCATGTTTGAATGAGTAAATGTTGACATTTTAATAGAGGCAAGGAAATTGTTCAACTGACCAATTCCACCAGTGCTGACATAACCCTCTCCGAAGACACGCTCATAGCGTAAGATTCCAGTGGTTTTGTACTGCACATTGTCCAGGAATCTTTGGAATCCTCTGTCTTCTGTTGACTTAACCTTTTCCCATAGCCAACATAACTATGGACAATAAGGTTGTAACAGTCAGTATTGTTTGATTGCCAAAGTGCAACAGTGTATGTCACCGAAGGAGATGAGTACctgattttgatttttcttgCTTTTCACATAAGCCCCAATGCACTTGCATGTTTCTAGAGAAAGTTCATAAGAACCCCCATCTTTATCATAGGAATGGCATTCTTTAAATATCTATGTTAAAAAATTAGTTAGTTTCTGGATAGAAATGGGAAGTATGTTTTGCTATCGTCTTATTGACCATAAAATACGAAAAATTATGCAAGTATCACAAAACATACAGTAGCCCTCACTAATTATCTAACAAAATTATAAGCATCCACTACAAATATGCTTCAGTTAAATATATAGGGCAAACAAAGGTTGGAAGTTGTAGAGTTAGCAAAATTTCACTTTTAAGACTGACTGTAATTAAGAAAGAAACTTGAGTTGAAGCTGTAACCTTTGTATAGAACCTTGGCTCCCGGTAATGTGTTGGATTCACCTTCCTTTTGGAATCTCCAGATTGGTGAAAGCATGACTCCCTAAAGAATATATGGCCACCTACCTTCAGCCATTTCACCATTCTTCCTACTAGCTTCTCGACCTACAGTATGCCATAGCAGTTAGAGATCATCATACAATGTACACATGCCATGTATGCCACTTTTTAGTAAAATAATTTTAGCTGGCGATTAC
This window encodes:
- the LOC4339515 gene encoding uncharacterized protein; translation: MRGGEMLTASRGAGASSSTAAAAAAATVDLAGRAGAGAGGGGGNFPLAVALIAFAFANFLNLLAIWLKEKRWDARKFLTSAGIISSLSATVGSLAVAVSQQEGGDSSSFALALVFAAVVMYDASGIRFHTGRQAALLNQIVSDFPPEHPIISSFRPLQEPLGHSPFQVFAGALVGCSIAYLMGKSV
- the LOC4339516 gene encoding phosphoethanolamine N-methyltransferase 1, which codes for MDAVAANGIGEVERKAQRSYWEEHSKDLTVEAMMLDSRAADLDKEERPEVLSVLPSYKGKSVLELGAGIGRFTGELAKEAGHVLALDFIESVIKKNENINGHHKNITFMCADVTSPDLTIEDNSIDLIFSNWLLMYLSDEEVEKLVGRMVKWLKVGGHIFFRESCFHQSGDSKRKVNPTHYREPRFYTKIFKECHSYDKDGGSYELSLETCKCIGAYVKSKKNQNQLCWLWEKVKSTEDRGFQRFLDNVQYKTTGILRYERVFGEGYVSTGGIETTKEFVDKLDLKPGQKVLDVGCGIGGGDFYMAENYDAHVLGIDLSINMVSFAIERAIGRKCSVEFEVADCTTKTYAPNTFDVIYSRDTILHIHDKPALFRSFFKWLKPGGKVLISDYCRNPGKPSEEFAAYIKQRGYDLHDVKTYGKMLEDAGFHHVIAEDRTDQFLRVLQRELAEVEKNKEAFMADFTQEDYDDIVNGWNAKLKRSSAGEQRWGLFIATK